In Oceanispirochaeta sp., the DNA window ATTCTGAATAATGCCGGTCCGTCCGGATCATGACTGACATGCATGGTCCAGATCATGTCATCATCCCAGTCTCCAGGTTCACCGATGAAGATTGGATTCTTCACCCGCCGCCACAGCAGCCCGTCATTGCTGACGGCATGAGCAATATAATCATGATTCGGCAAGACAAGATGAAACAAATGGAATAGACCATTGTGCCGGATAATATCCACATCCCCCAGCTCAGAAACTTCGAAACCTTTACCTGTATACATATCCTCTTCTTCGTATTCTAATTAAAAATATTTACCAAGAACACTTATTTAACTGTAAATATAGAATATATAAGGCCTTTCATCAACATTGACACGATTGAATATCATTCGTACACTAAACACAATATGTATGTATTAATGCTAAATCTTCACGGACTCATCCGTGGACAAGATATTGAATTCGGTCGTGATGCCGATACCGGCGGTCAGACACGTTATGTGATTGATCTTGTAAAAAGCCTTTCTTCTTATCCATCAATAAACCGTATCGACTTGATAACCAGAAAAATTGAAGATAAAAGGGTTCAAAAAATCTACAACAAGGATGTGGAGCCGCTGAATGATAAAGCTTCCATCATTCGCCTGTCCTGCGGTGGAAAAAAATACATCCGAAAGGAAAAATTATGGCCCCATCTGGATGTGTTTGTCGACAATGTCATTGAATACATTCAGGAACAGGACAGAATCCCCGATTTTGTTCATGGTCACTATGCCGATGCGGGTTACGTTGCGGCCCATATAGCCAGCTTATTCGGGATACCCCTGATATTCACCGCCCACTCTCTGGGACGCAATAAACTCTCATTTCTGAAATCCACGGGTTGGACCGATGCACTCGCAGATAAAGAGCTTTCCATCTCTACAAGAATAGAAGCCGAAGAGATGATCTTCTCTCAGGCAGAACTTGTGATTACCAGCACGGACTACGAAAAAGAGGAATTGGCGGGTCAATACGATCATCGCCTGATACCTGATTACGCGACGATTGCCCCAGGAATCGAACTTGACATATTTTTCCCCTACTATGATTACCAGATCCCCGGAAACAATTTAAGTGAAGAAACAAAACAGGCTCATGTAAGAGTCGTTAATGAATTGAAGAGATTTCATTTTGAACCCGAGAAACCCCTCATCATAACCCTCTGCCGTCCGGATGCACGAAAAAACATAGATGTTATCATTGATGCATACGGCAGGGACAAAGAGTTGCAGGCTATGGCGAACCTGGCTATTTTTGCCGGAATCAGAGACGATATTTCCACCATGGAAGAGGGTGAGCAGCAGGTGCTCACAGATATCCTTCTGGCAATGGACAAATATGATCTTTACGGAAAAATGGCCATTCCAAAATATCACAATCCTGAGAAAGATGTACCCGAACTGTATAGAATTGCCGCCCAGTCACAAGGAGTGTTTGTCAGTGCGTCCTACCTGGAAACATTTGGGTTAACCTTTATTGAAGCCTCTGCCAGCGGGCTGCCATTTGTAGCCACCAATAAAGGTGGTCCTGTAGATATTGAGAAAAACTGTCAAAGTGGAATATTGGTCGACATTGATGACCAGGAGAGCATCGCTCTGAGCATCAAAAAAATACTCACCGATTCGGACAAGTGGAATCAGTTATCTGAAAATGGAATCAACAATACCAGAAAGACATATACCTGGCAGCACCACTGCGAAAGTTATATCAGCGAGCTGAAAAAGCTGGCGGCAAAGAATAAAGCATCCTCAATCAAGGTGGAAAAAGAGGTCAAGATCATCGGAAAACGGATTCATGCTCTCAAAGAAATGGTCATTGTTGACATAGATGATACACTCCTGGGAGATGATGAAGGGATTCAGAAACTGATGGATTATCTGGAGC includes these proteins:
- a CDS encoding HAD-IIB family hydrolase; amino-acid sequence: MLNLHGLIRGQDIEFGRDADTGGQTRYVIDLVKSLSSYPSINRIDLITRKIEDKRVQKIYNKDVEPLNDKASIIRLSCGGKKYIRKEKLWPHLDVFVDNVIEYIQEQDRIPDFVHGHYADAGYVAAHIASLFGIPLIFTAHSLGRNKLSFLKSTGWTDALADKELSISTRIEAEEMIFSQAELVITSTDYEKEELAGQYDHRLIPDYATIAPGIELDIFFPYYDYQIPGNNLSEETKQAHVRVVNELKRFHFEPEKPLIITLCRPDARKNIDVIIDAYGRDKELQAMANLAIFAGIRDDISTMEEGEQQVLTDILLAMDKYDLYGKMAIPKYHNPEKDVPELYRIAAQSQGVFVSASYLETFGLTFIEASASGLPFVATNKGGPVDIEKNCQSGILVDIDDQESIALSIKKILTDSDKWNQLSENGINNTRKTYTWQHHCESYISELKKLAAKNKASSIKVEKEVKIIGKRIHALKEMVIVDIDDTLLGDDEGIQKLMDYLEPRKEKMGFGVATGRDIASATAVLSEKGIENTEFIIASVGSEIYYYDVHTVDKGWASHIRKKWKPLEIKDSLKNLPFLKMQDNPLAQRDFKISYTLSPDLTEDEALPRIHNELMKRKLSYNLIFSHGNLIDILPYRVSKGQAVRYLANKWKIPAQNIYTAGNSGNDLDMLTGSMKGIVVGNAEPELKSLRSRRFVYFAKEKFASGILEGIKYWKNKNMKDDKYE